One region of Ignavibacteriota bacterium genomic DNA includes:
- a CDS encoding UDP-2,3-diacylglucosamine diphosphatase: MTPDSPPTQRSAPARGKILYFISDVHLGLSAPGVERIKRARLLEVLKEVQDHRGDLYIVGDLFDFWFEYRSVVPRGHHAVLSALENLAQSGARITYLAGNHDFAIGQVLRDDLGVDIIRDDVTFSIDGRSFYVYHGDGLADKDAGYRAIKAILRNPLAQWLFRWLHPDIGFALARMSSHSSRKYTGTKKYGETDGMHREAMRRIDAGASCVVMGHRHQATLQRMGQGLYVNLGDWITSYTYAVYHDGFMRLYSRKDDREVLIAQEACNPNVSG, from the coding sequence ATGACTCCCGATTCGCCTCCTACTCAGAGGAGTGCCCCTGCCCGGGGGAAAATCCTGTATTTCATTTCCGATGTACATCTTGGCTTGAGTGCGCCGGGAGTTGAACGAATAAAACGCGCCCGCCTGCTTGAGGTTCTGAAAGAGGTTCAGGATCATCGTGGGGATCTCTATATCGTGGGCGACCTTTTCGATTTCTGGTTCGAATACCGGTCCGTAGTCCCTCGCGGACACCATGCAGTGCTGTCGGCGCTTGAGAATCTGGCGCAATCCGGCGCACGTATCACCTATCTTGCGGGGAATCACGATTTCGCTATCGGCCAGGTGTTGCGTGACGACCTTGGTGTGGACATCATTCGCGACGACGTGACTTTTTCGATCGATGGCCGGAGCTTCTATGTCTATCACGGTGACGGTCTCGCTGATAAGGATGCCGGCTACAGAGCCATAAAGGCGATCCTCCGAAATCCGCTCGCCCAATGGCTGTTCCGCTGGCTTCACCCGGATATCGGTTTTGCTCTCGCCCGTATGTCTTCCCATTCCAGCAGAAAATACACGGGTACGAAAAAGTACGGCGAGACGGATGGTATGCACCGTGAGGCCATGCGCCGCATCGACGCGGGAGCGTCGTGCGTCGTAATGGGTCACAGGCACCAGGCCACCCTTCAACGAATGGGTCAGGGACTCTACGTGAATTTGGGCGACTGGATAACGTCCTATACATACGCAGTGTATCACGACGGCTTCATGCGCCTGTATTCGCGCAAGGACGACCGGGAAGTACTTATCGCACAGGAAGCATGCAACCCAAACGTTTCTGGTTGA
- a CDS encoding PBP1A family penicillin-binding protein, which translates to MQPKRFWLTVAAIAALVGGYFFFDGVFTGLPSLEELENPRPPLATRVYSADGELIDKFFEENRSRISTLDSVPKAFLDALLATEDTRFYEHWGVDLRAVARVILLNLSKFTLRGPGGSTLTQQLARKLYLSDEVTIMRKLREMVTAVQIERRYTKDEILLMYVNVVPFGRGAYGLQAAAQEYFAKAPSQLTLGECAFLVGLLQNPTRYDPRRHYDRAVTRRNVVLLRMEDEGFIPRGMFEARRYDSIVTRSRVRSAGIAPHFVEYVRQQLREKAEKHGFNLYRDGLTVYSTLDSRMQESANRAVREHLSTFQTTFSAHWNWETPQRRALLAGAITIAARQTPEYQSARTADARELALIRCRRNPYFVDSVKAALTRIQVGFAAIDPATGQIRAMVGNSEMDFRYGLNHCTQIERQPGSTFKPFVYTVAIDNGYTPAFQLPNEPIGISDGSGRRWSPKNFGGETGGMYTLRRGLMLSVNLVAIRAMLEIAPAEEVVRYAHRMGLTSNLRPYPSLAIGTSEVVPLEMISAYGAYANEGILAKPRAILRIEDRDGRVIEEDPGEYREVLSKETAFIMTSMMRSVVASGTGAATRAWYAGPAAGKTGTTQDYADAWFIGFTPNLVAGAWTGFDDRRITFTGSYGQGSVAAAPIWARFMKYVYGDRRIKLPVADFTLPPGVVQEHICLDSQSIATSFCPATVTEFVNKKYMPGVCTVHTSGGASRKRESVIEY; encoded by the coding sequence ATGCAACCCAAACGTTTCTGGTTGACCGTTGCCGCGATCGCGGCCCTTGTCGGCGGATACTTCTTTTTTGACGGAGTGTTCACCGGACTTCCCTCGCTGGAAGAACTCGAGAATCCCCGGCCTCCGTTGGCGACCCGTGTGTATTCCGCCGACGGAGAGCTGATCGACAAGTTCTTCGAGGAGAACCGCTCGCGCATCTCCACACTCGACAGCGTCCCGAAAGCGTTCCTTGACGCCCTTCTGGCAACGGAGGACACGCGGTTCTACGAGCATTGGGGAGTAGACCTGCGCGCCGTGGCCCGTGTCATACTTCTGAATCTCTCCAAATTCACACTCCGCGGACCGGGCGGCTCCACACTGACCCAGCAGCTTGCACGGAAGCTCTATCTCTCCGATGAAGTCACTATCATGCGCAAACTACGCGAGATGGTGACCGCGGTTCAGATCGAACGCAGATACACCAAGGACGAAATTCTCCTGATGTACGTCAACGTCGTGCCTTTCGGACGCGGGGCGTACGGGCTGCAGGCCGCGGCACAAGAGTACTTTGCGAAAGCTCCGTCACAACTCACTCTGGGCGAATGCGCATTTCTTGTCGGACTCCTCCAGAATCCGACCCGGTACGACCCGCGGCGGCACTATGACCGGGCTGTCACGCGAAGAAATGTCGTGCTCCTGCGAATGGAGGACGAGGGATTTATTCCGCGCGGCATGTTTGAGGCGCGTAGATACGATTCCATCGTCACGCGTTCACGCGTGCGCTCCGCAGGCATTGCACCGCATTTTGTCGAATACGTGCGCCAGCAGCTTCGCGAGAAGGCCGAAAAACACGGATTCAACCTCTACCGGGACGGGCTCACGGTCTATTCCACGCTCGACAGCAGGATGCAGGAGAGTGCGAACCGCGCGGTGCGCGAACATCTCTCGACCTTTCAGACAACGTTTTCGGCGCACTGGAATTGGGAAACCCCGCAGCGTCGCGCGTTGCTCGCGGGTGCCATCACCATCGCCGCCCGGCAGACGCCTGAATACCAGTCCGCGCGCACAGCGGATGCGCGGGAACTGGCTTTGATCCGATGCAGAAGGAATCCGTATTTCGTGGATTCAGTAAAGGCGGCCTTGACCAGAATCCAGGTTGGCTTTGCGGCGATCGATCCCGCGACGGGACAAATCCGTGCGATGGTCGGGAATTCGGAGATGGATTTCCGCTACGGACTGAATCACTGTACACAAATCGAGCGGCAGCCGGGATCGACATTCAAACCGTTTGTTTACACGGTCGCCATCGATAATGGCTACACGCCTGCCTTCCAGCTTCCGAATGAACCCATCGGTATCTCCGACGGCAGCGGACGACGCTGGTCACCGAAAAACTTCGGAGGAGAAACGGGGGGCATGTACACGCTGCGTCGCGGTCTTATGCTGTCGGTAAATCTCGTCGCGATTCGCGCCATGCTCGAGATCGCTCCAGCCGAGGAAGTGGTCCGTTACGCGCATCGCATGGGCCTCACGAGCAATCTCCGCCCGTATCCCTCGCTTGCAATCGGCACATCCGAAGTGGTTCCTCTCGAAATGATATCCGCCTACGGCGCCTATGCCAACGAGGGCATCCTTGCCAAACCACGTGCGATTCTGCGCATCGAAGACCGTGACGGTCGCGTCATCGAGGAAGATCCCGGCGAATACCGCGAAGTCTTGAGCAAAGAGACGGCGTTTATCATGACGTCGATGATGCGGTCCGTCGTCGCGAGCGGGACCGGTGCGGCCACACGCGCGTGGTACGCAGGTCCGGCCGCGGGAAAAACCGGGACGACACAGGATTATGCGGACGCCTGGTTCATCGGATTTACACCGAATCTTGTCGCCGGAGCATGGACAGGCTTCGACGACCGCCGGATTACCTTCACCGGCTCGTATGGTCAAGGCAGTGTCGCGGCCGCTCCCATCTGGGCGCGGTTCATGAAGTACGTGTACGGCGACAGGAGAATCAAGCTGCCTGTCGCGGACTTCACTCTCCCACCCGGCGTGGTGCAGGAGCACATCTGCCTGGATTCACAGAGCATCGCCACATCGTTCTGTCCCGCCACCGTAACGGAATTTGTGAACAAGAAATACATGCCCGGGGTTTGCACCGTGCACACGTCGGGCGGCGCTTCGCGCAAACGCGAGTCTGTCATCGAGTACTGA
- a CDS encoding ABC transporter substrate-binding protein — MRVDTPGAAHTAAIIALALLIGSSGGCGSRRAPGDRANSRIVRDDLGRAVRIPEHVRRIVTLAPNLTEIICALGAEPDLVGVTSYCDYPPSVAHIPRVGDMIAPSIEAIVGLAPDIVFVTVEGNTRDAHDQMTRLGLRTFVSNPHSFDGILKTLSDAGEILHREARAARLVDSLGAIRRAVADRAREHAGGEAPSVLLIVSLDPLIVAGRGSFIDEMMTIAGARNAGAAAVGRYPVVGREEVLRANPDCILLSNDVAVDAAGVLDHFPEWKKLRAARTRNIRVIDADVFLRPGPRVFSGLRVMRDLLDDITASSAR; from the coding sequence ATGCGAGTCGATACTCCGGGCGCCGCGCACACAGCGGCAATCATCGCGCTCGCTCTGCTGATCGGAAGTTCCGGGGGATGCGGTTCCCGTCGCGCACCGGGCGACAGGGCGAATTCCCGCATCGTGCGCGACGATCTCGGCAGAGCGGTGAGAATTCCGGAACACGTTCGCCGCATTGTGACTCTTGCACCGAACCTCACGGAAATAATCTGCGCGCTCGGAGCGGAACCAGACCTGGTCGGTGTGACCTCGTACTGTGATTATCCCCCGTCGGTCGCACATATCCCTCGTGTGGGTGATATGATTGCCCCGAGCATCGAGGCGATCGTCGGCCTGGCGCCGGATATCGTCTTTGTCACGGTGGAGGGGAATACGAGGGATGCGCATGATCAGATGACGCGCCTCGGGCTTCGAACCTTCGTCTCGAATCCGCACTCGTTCGATGGGATACTCAAGACTCTGAGTGATGCGGGAGAAATACTTCATCGTGAGGCCCGGGCGGCGCGGCTCGTGGATTCGCTCGGGGCAATACGGCGCGCAGTCGCCGACCGTGCCCGAGAACACGCAGGCGGAGAGGCACCGTCGGTGCTGCTTATCGTGTCTCTGGACCCGCTAATTGTCGCGGGACGCGGCAGCTTCATCGATGAGATGATGACAATCGCCGGAGCCAGGAACGCCGGCGCTGCCGCGGTCGGACGCTACCCCGTGGTCGGCCGCGAGGAGGTGCTGCGCGCGAATCCCGACTGCATTCTGCTTTCAAACGATGTGGCCGTCGATGCGGCCGGCGTACTGGATCATTTTCCCGAATGGAAAAAACTTCGTGCAGCGCGCACACGGAACATCCGGGTCATAGACGCCGACGTGTTTCTGCGGCCGGGGCCGCGCGTATTCTCGGGGTTGCGTGTTATGCGCGACCTTCTGGACGACATCACCGCCTCGTCCGCCCGATAA
- a CDS encoding proline dehydrogenase family protein — MAFLSTVIARSIPFIPKPVVGYFAKPYIAGESLADGVRVVKDLNARGIMATMDVLGESVSTREESLDMRRQCEEVLHTIHREKLDSNLSIKPTQMGLTLDTDFCEENVRVLCEIAKGYGNFVRIDMEDHPTTDATLRMYRNLRRDFRGHVGTVIQSYMRRSENDITTLLDEDETNLRLCKGIYVEPESVAFKGREEVRENYKALLRLILRRGGYPGIATHDDPLLQDALALVKELGLPASAYEFQMLLGVRPQTRDAIVAAGHRMRVYVPFGKQWYAYSTRRLKENPNVAMHIVKAILGLNK, encoded by the coding sequence ATGGCTTTCCTGAGCACCGTTATCGCACGCAGCATCCCATTCATCCCGAAGCCGGTCGTCGGGTATTTCGCCAAGCCCTACATCGCCGGGGAGTCGCTCGCAGACGGCGTGCGCGTGGTGAAGGATCTGAATGCGCGCGGTATCATGGCCACCATGGACGTGCTGGGCGAGAGCGTATCAACGCGCGAGGAATCCCTGGACATGCGCCGGCAGTGCGAGGAGGTGTTGCACACCATTCATCGCGAAAAACTCGATTCGAACCTCTCCATCAAGCCCACGCAGATGGGATTGACTCTCGATACGGATTTCTGCGAGGAAAACGTCCGCGTGCTCTGCGAGATAGCGAAAGGGTACGGCAACTTCGTGCGCATCGACATGGAGGATCATCCGACTACCGATGCAACGCTGCGGATGTACCGGAATCTTCGACGCGACTTCCGCGGACATGTGGGAACCGTGATTCAATCCTACATGCGCAGGAGCGAGAACGATATCACCACGCTGCTTGATGAAGACGAGACCAACCTGCGGCTCTGCAAGGGTATTTATGTGGAGCCGGAATCCGTGGCGTTCAAGGGCCGCGAGGAAGTGCGCGAGAACTACAAGGCGCTTCTCCGTCTTATCCTGCGCCGCGGCGGGTATCCGGGCATCGCGACGCATGACGATCCCCTCCTGCAGGATGCTCTTGCACTGGTGAAAGAACTCGGTCTTCCCGCGTCGGCCTACGAATTCCAGATGCTGCTTGGCGTGAGGCCGCAGACTCGCGACGCGATCGTGGCGGCGGGGCATCGCATGCGTGTATATGTGCCGTTCGGCAAACAGTGGTACGCGTATTCCACGAGGCGTTTGAAAGAGAATCCGAACGTGGCGATGCACATCGTCAAAGCCATCCTGGGTCTGAACAAGTAG